Within Dehalococcoidia bacterium, the genomic segment GCCGATCACGTTCAGAACATCTCTGTAATGCGCGCTCACCCCGAAGGCCAGCAAACGCTGGCCTCGTTTCCTGGACCTCACATTCAACTTGACCAGCATGCTGGCGCCGAGGCCGTTCATCTTCTGAACCGCACTGAAATCCAGGATCATATAGCGAGTTTTACCTGGTAAATCCGGCGCACACACCTCCAGAAACGGCCCTTCATCAAGATTGGTCAGTTCCAAGGGAAGCTCAATCAAGCATGCAGTGTCACCCAGTCTTTCAGTATTCATAATGACCTCCTTTCCCAAAGACGCCTCATCTCTAAGAGGCAGCCCCAGCCATGGCTCCCCCGAAGACCTGCCAGGCCAGCACCGATTTGGCCGTCAAACTCAGAAGAACATACATTGCCTCGCCAAAAAGGTAATCCTTCCACGGTCCCACCTTCTTGTACTGGAGGGCCATGTTGATGGCGAAAAGAGAGTAGAGAAAGAAAAGCGACCCCATGATGAAATAGACAAAAGTCGGCACCGGCCCGCTGTTGGCTGCTCCGACGAAATAAATGAAGATGCCGATCCAGGGGGCGATCCCGGCGATACAACCGCAATAGAAGGCAGTCCAGTTGGTTTTTTGAGTGGTCTGGTTGTGAATCTCCATCATCAGGCCGAAGAGGTTCATCGCGGCGGTCAAGGCGAAAATGCCGAACAAGGCGGCGATATCGAAAACGCCGCTGAGCATCGCGATCAGCACGAGCATCAGGGAGGCGCTGAAGGCATACTCAACCCACCGGGCATAGTTGATGCCGCGCTTCAGATTTCTGGAATACCAGCCGAAACCGATAGAGGAAACAAAGAAATGGGCCAGCGCAGAAATGAAGAGGAATGCGGCCACCAGAGGGCCGATCTGCAGATGGACGATGTCCTCGGTGACGGCCTGAGAGGTATTCGTTCCCGCCGAAGAATGCAGAAACGAACTTCTGATCGGCAAAGAGTAAGTGTTGCTGAGGATCAGGATAAGCGTTCCCTGGATCAGATGGAACACTCCCATTATCAGATTGTACTTCCGCAGCCTGGAGAGTTTGGCCTCAATCCCCATGGGGTCCTCCTTTCCTTTTTTGCCGATCAACACCCGGCTAACATCCGGCGCCAATCAGAGGTAAGACCTTGTCCACATGGAAAAAGACGACGTGCCGCGTCAGATTATTGCCATGCATGGAGTAGTCGCACCGGCGGCAAATCTGTTCCACCAGTTCGTCCAGGGATTCTTCTTTGGTTTTGGTTAGATAAAGCCTTTTGCCTTGATATCCCTGCCCTGCCTCGATGAAAAGGTAGACCGCGTGAGGGTTCGACTGCAGGTTCTTGTGAGTCAGCCGCTCAGCCATGACAAAGGCCACCGTATTGGCTTCCATTAAATGCGGTCTGGCATAGATGGCCGCATCCACCACGCCTGATGAATCGGCTGTTGACAATACGCCATGCCCTTGAGTTTTATCGAAGTACTCGCCGAGATCCATTGCTCACCTCCTCCAATTCGTGGGCTTTTCGGTTTGGTTTCAGGCTGCAAACAATCGGTGCGAATCAGTGGTGACGTAATATACCATATCCTTTCCGCAACAGTCAAACCGCGTCTTTTCTAATCCGAAAATGAGCCTGAATGGGTCATCTTGCGTTAAAAGAGACTAGGAGTAGACAAATCATGAAAACTGAGGTAACATAATACACGCATGATTACGGAGTTAGGAAGGTAAGCAATTTGGCACACAGCAGTTCAGCAAAGAAAAGGGTCCGTTCTTCTCTGAAAAAGAACCGTCGAAATCGACCGGTTCGGACGCAGTCCAGGTCCTGCGTTGTCAAGGCGGATAAGCTCATCAGTGATGGCAATCTGGATGCTGCCGAAGCAGCAGTGAAGGAAGCAATCAGTATTCTTGATAAGACGGCCCGCAAAAAAGTAATTCACCCGAACTGTGCAGCCCGCCGTAAATCACGCTTGGTCAGGCAGCTTAAGGCAGCTCAAGCGCAGGCTTCTGCCAAGAACAAGTAAGAGCTAGTACCGGATCTCAAGAACATCAGAACGCTGCTCCTTGTGGAGCAGCGTTTTTGTTTAGGTGTAATTTCTGGAGAGGGCGGAACAAATCGAGCTCCCCAGAGGACATTCCCCAATTCCCCATCGCGGAAAATTCAAGGCTACCATTCAGCGCTCCCTTGCGGTAAAATCTAAGGA encodes:
- the heR gene encoding heliorhodopsin HeR; its protein translation is MGIEAKLSRLRKYNLIMGVFHLIQGTLILILSNTYSLPIRSSFLHSSAGTNTSQAVTEDIVHLQIGPLVAAFLFISALAHFFVSSIGFGWYSRNLKRGINYARWVEYAFSASLMLVLIAMLSGVFDIAALFGIFALTAAMNLFGLMMEIHNQTTQKTNWTAFYCGCIAGIAPWIGIFIYFVGAANSGPVPTFVYFIMGSLFFLYSLFAINMALQYKKVGPWKDYLFGEAMYVLLSLTAKSVLAWQVFGGAMAGAAS
- the rpsT gene encoding 30S ribosomal protein S20, with the translated sequence MAHSSSAKKRVRSSLKKNRRNRPVRTQSRSCVVKADKLISDGNLDAAEAAVKEAISILDKTARKKVIHPNCAARRKSRLVRQLKAAQAQASAKNK
- a CDS encoding pyridoxamine 5'-phosphate oxidase family protein, coding for MDLGEYFDKTQGHGVLSTADSSGVVDAAIYARPHLMEANTVAFVMAERLTHKNLQSNPHAVYLFIEAGQGYQGKRLYLTKTKEESLDELVEQICRRCDYSMHGNNLTRHVVFFHVDKVLPLIGAGC